From the genome of Aphanothece sacrum FPU1, one region includes:
- a CDS encoding amino acid ABC transporter substrate-binding protein: protein MIKKLSIIALTLCLAVTYQSPSWAGKVLDKIKQTGVITAGTRKDAIPFAYVNEQGKWVGYSVDILEIIRKDVEKKLGKPIKLQLVEVTPQNRFEKIKNGSIDIECASTTFTWERDKQVDFTISYFASGTKILVKKGSQLGTIESLAGRKVGVIPNTTNEQAIKIQQPAAKLVTVKDRNEGLKKLETGEIEAFASDGILLQGLKKEAKNPNSLDVVPEFPYAYESYSCMIPQDESAWRDTINYSLVKFMEGIISDQPKTVTIYEKWFGDEGVTPYSREIINEYFQGIVNSYEWIPIVDY, encoded by the coding sequence ATGATAAAAAAATTATCTATAATTGCGTTAACATTATGTTTAGCGGTGACTTATCAATCTCCTAGTTGGGCAGGAAAAGTATTAGATAAAATTAAACAAACAGGGGTCATTACTGCCGGAACTCGTAAGGATGCGATTCCTTTTGCTTATGTTAATGAACAAGGTAAATGGGTTGGTTATTCTGTTGATATTTTAGAAATTATTCGTAAAGATGTAGAAAAAAAATTAGGTAAACCGATCAAACTTCAGTTAGTAGAAGTAACCCCACAAAATCGCTTTGAAAAGATAAAAAATGGGTCAATTGATATTGAATGTGCTTCTACAACTTTTACTTGGGAACGGGATAAACAAGTTGATTTTACGATTAGTTATTTTGCCAGTGGGACTAAGATTTTAGTCAAAAAAGGGAGTCAACTGGGAACCATTGAATCTTTAGCAGGGCGCAAAGTTGGAGTTATTCCTAATACTACCAATGAACAGGCTATTAAAATTCAACAACCTGCCGCTAAATTAGTAACAGTTAAAGATAGAAATGAGGGTTTAAAAAAATTAGAAACAGGAGAAATTGAAGCATTTGCTAGTGATGGAATTTTGTTACAAGGATTAAAAAAAGAAGCAAAAAACCCCAATTCTTTAGATGTAGTTCCTGAATTTCCCTATGCTTATGAATCTTATAGTTGTATGATTCCTCAAGATGAATCTGCTTGGCGTGATACGATTAATTATAGTTTAGTTAAGTTTATGGAAGGCATTATTAGTGATCAACCTAAAACCGTTACTATTTATGAAAAATGGTTTGGAGATGAGGGAGTGACTCCTTATTCACGAGAAATTATTAATGAGTATTTTCAGGGAATTGTTAATAGTTATGAATGGATTCCCATTGTTGATTATTAA
- a CDS encoding DUF29 domain-containing protein — MSSFGAIAQTAINLTYEKDYHQWTIEQAQALRELVNTHQELKHFEKLDWDNIIEEIEALGRSEYNAVVSLLLRQIEHCLKIDYVSLPECRNKWKSEVIAFKVGINRKFAPSMKPKLEKQFEGIYKDAVRIVEAEYEISLPKQCPYSLDDLLSS, encoded by the coding sequence ATGAGTTCCTTCGGCGCGATTGCACAGACAGCCATCAATCTTACTTACGAAAAAGATTACCATCAATGGACAATAGAACAAGCCCAGGCTTTACGAGAACTTGTTAATACTCATCAGGAATTGAAACATTTTGAGAAATTAGATTGGGACAACATTATTGAGGAGATTGAAGCCTTGGGACGTAGTGAATACAATGCAGTCGTTAGCTTACTCCTCAGACAAATTGAACATTGTTTAAAGATTGACTACGTTTCCTTGCCTGAATGTCGTAATAAGTGGAAGTCTGAAGTCATTGCGTTTAAGGTAGGTATAAATCGAAAATTTGCCCCAAGTATGAAACCAAAACTCGAAAAGCAGTTTGAAGGAATATACAAAGATGCTGTTAGGATTGTCGAGGCCGAATATGAAATCAGTTTACCTAAACAATGCCCCTATAGCTTAGACGACTTGCTGAGTTCATGA
- a CDS encoding shikimate dehydrogenase encodes MNEPTTVTYTIAEVLKRIEDKLDTLQKDVTDLKIGQATLTEKVGGMDKRLSKVESEQATMVKAISDLQGFRSLIVPIVVAVSTALLTLLFRLVPNLSP; translated from the coding sequence ATGAATGAACCCACTACAGTTACCTATACCATAGCAGAAGTCCTCAAGCGCATTGAGGACAAGCTAGATACCCTTCAAAAAGATGTAACAGATTTAAAGATAGGACAGGCGACCTTAACTGAGAAAGTTGGCGGCATGGATAAGCGACTATCTAAAGTAGAAAGCGAACAAGCTACGATGGTTAAGGCTATTTCCGACTTGCAAGGTTTTCGTTCCCTGATTGTGCCGATTGTTGTGGCAGTATCAACGGCTTTATTGACTTTGCTTTTTCGTCTTGTTCCTAACTTATCCCCTTAA
- a CDS encoding tetratricopeptide repeat protein, with the protein MKNVLSNLGILTTIILFNYFGVTQPLLFAQESTQPQPNKTPKLSAVQWYNQGVDKLEKRDYQGAIADFTEAIKLNNKDADAYYNRGYAQLVLANYELAIADYNQAIQLKPKFAYAYGNRCYSFFQTKQYKNAVTDCTEAIKLEPNYADFYIYRGNAQDELKNPKEAIIDYNKAISLNSNHANAYYNRALAYNRLGESLKAIDDYTKSIQLKGDFADAYHNRGVTQFKIGNKEKALTDLKKAAELFTTQGNINNAQHVRDTMKKLQNKQGT; encoded by the coding sequence ATGAAAAATGTTTTGTCCAATTTAGGTATTTTAACGACTATTATATTGTTTAATTATTTTGGAGTAACTCAACCTCTTTTATTCGCTCAAGAATCTACTCAACCTCAACCGAATAAAACGCCCAAATTAAGTGCTGTTCAATGGTATAATCAAGGAGTAGATAAGCTTGAAAAAAGAGATTATCAAGGGGCGATCGCTGATTTTACAGAAGCGATCAAATTAAATAATAAAGATGCTGATGCTTATTATAATCGAGGTTATGCTCAATTGGTTTTAGCTAACTATGAATTAGCGATCGCTGATTACAATCAAGCAATTCAATTAAAGCCAAAATTTGCCTATGCTTATGGGAATCGTTGCTATTCATTTTTTCAGACAAAACAGTATAAAAATGCAGTAACAGATTGTACAGAAGCAATTAAATTAGAGCCTAATTATGCAGATTTTTATATTTATCGAGGCAATGCTCAAGATGAGCTAAAAAATCCTAAAGAAGCAATCATAGATTACAATAAAGCGATTAGTCTTAATAGCAATCATGCTAATGCTTATTATAATCGGGCCCTAGCATATAATAGATTAGGAGAATCTCTAAAAGCGATTGATGATTATACAAAATCAATTCAATTAAAAGGTGACTTTGCTGATGCTTATCATAATCGAGGTGTGACACAGTTTAAGATAGGTAATAAAGAAAAGGCCTTGACTGATTTAAAAAAAGCTGCTGAACTTTTTACCACACAAGGTAATATTAATAATGCACAGCACGTTCGTGATACAATGAAAAAGTTACAAAACAAACAAGGTACTTAA
- a CDS encoding Maf family protein, protein MSIPTFILASASPARRKLLQTVGIDPIICHSNFDESTIKLSDPIKLVETLAYAKAEIVASQFDLSLVLGCDSVLAVNGEIYGKPESEIEAINRWQTMRGSQGILYTGHAIIDGKIQKKIIRCGITKVFFADLDDATIQAYVKSGEPLKCAGGFALEGKGGLFVEKIEGCHSNVIGLSLPLLREMLQELGYEVRDFWQHD, encoded by the coding sequence ATGTCTATTCCTACTTTTATTCTTGCTTCTGCTTCTCCTGCTCGTCGTAAACTTTTGCAAACTGTTGGCATTGATCCTATCATTTGTCATAGTAACTTTGATGAATCTACAATTAAATTATCAGACCCGATTAAATTAGTAGAAACCTTAGCTTATGCTAAAGCTGAAATTGTTGCTAGTCAGTTTGATTTATCCTTAGTATTAGGATGTGATTCTGTTTTAGCTGTCAATGGGGAAATTTATGGAAAACCAGAGTCAGAAATAGAGGCAATAAATCGTTGGCAAACCATGAGGGGAAGTCAAGGAATTTTATATACGGGTCATGCTATTATTGATGGAAAAATACAAAAAAAAATAATTCGTTGTGGTATCACAAAAGTTTTTTTCGCTGATTTAGATGATGCCACAATTCAAGCTTATGTTAAAAGTGGAGAACCCCTCAAATGTGCCGGGGGGTTCGCTTTAGAAGGTAAAGGGGGATTATTTGTCGAAAAGATTGAAGGTTGTCATAGTAATGTGATTGGGTTAAGTCTACCTTTATTGAGAGAAATGTTACAAGAATTAGGCTATGAAGTTCGAGATTTTTGGCAGCATGACTAA
- a CDS encoding shikimate kinase: MQKLLQGINIFLIGMMGSGKSTVGKVLAVRLGYRFFDTDILIERVTQQTINEIFVSEGEEKFRDIETQTLAEVASCTKSVIATGGGIVLLPKNWSYLHHGLIIWLDVPVELLIQRLAEDNTRPLLDQQDLSLKLQSLLEQRQELYAQADLRIMITENNTPDMIVDQIFAKIPEVVIPQLYSENNN, from the coding sequence ATGCAAAAATTACTTCAAGGAATCAATATTTTTCTCATTGGAATGATGGGAAGTGGAAAAAGTACCGTAGGCAAAGTTTTAGCCGTTAGACTCGGTTATCGTTTTTTTGATACAGATATTTTAATTGAGCGAGTCACTCAACAAACCATTAATGAAATATTTGTCAGTGAGGGGGAAGAAAAATTTCGAGATATTGAAACTCAAACATTAGCAGAAGTAGCATCTTGTACTAAAAGTGTGATTGCAACTGGAGGAGGAATTGTATTACTACCAAAAAATTGGAGTTATCTTCATCATGGCTTAATTATTTGGTTAGATGTTCCCGTAGAATTACTGATACAACGTTTAGCTGAAGATAACACTCGTCCTTTGTTAGATCAACAAGATCTTTCTTTAAAATTACAATCTTTATTAGAACAGCGACAGGAGTTATATGCTCAAGCAGATTTACGGATTATGATAACAGAAAATAACACTCCTGATATGATTGTTGATCAGATTTTTGCTAAGATTCCTGAAGTTGTTATACCTCAGTTATACTCCGAGAATAATAACTAA
- the def gene encoding peptide deformylase → MKTILQIAQLGEPILRELAQPVIDITDPIFQELIDSLIATSIDAKGVGIAAPQVSESCRLFIISSHPNPRYPNAPLMEPTAMINPQIVDHSQEKVKGWEGCLSVPGLRGLVPRYQTIIVEYLDRYGHLQHQELTDFVARIFQHELDHLNGLVFLDRLENDHDLYSEEEFQQLIINNG, encoded by the coding sequence ATGAAGACTATTTTACAAATTGCTCAATTAGGTGAACCAATTTTACGAGAATTAGCCCAACCAGTTATTGATATAACAGATCCTATTTTTCAAGAATTAATTGATTCTTTAATTGCGACTTCTATTGATGCTAAAGGTGTGGGAATAGCTGCCCCTCAAGTATCTGAATCTTGTCGTTTATTTATTATTTCTTCTCATCCTAATCCCCGTTATCCTAACGCACCTTTGATGGAACCAACCGCTATGATTAATCCTCAAATTGTTGACCATTCTCAGGAAAAAGTTAAAGGGTGGGAAGGTTGTTTAAGTGTGCCAGGTTTACGGGGATTAGTTCCTCGATATCAAACTATTATTGTTGAATATTTAGATCGTTATGGTCATTTACAACATCAAGAATTAACGGATTTTGTAGCTAGGATTTTTCAACATGAACTCGATCATCTTAATGGATTGGTATTTTTAGATCGATTAGAAAATGATCATGATCTTTATTCTGAAGAAGAATTTCAACAATTGATAATTAATAATGGATAA
- a CDS encoding SpoIID/LytB domain-containing protein, protein MPSTKTQKPIRDKQLFVALCSLPFLWGGVLSSPAQAKDIEIKVGIVQRFGEEKDKLSITATNGDNLTLRFSDKNGQINTLNSKQLTLEILKQSLPSPELQEKVILSDHATFETAEDNANQWKAKGIKVEVTQPERWQVWAKRDVYETPLLRRLLLKNLKAKGFTQPYLESAILAAKPQATFTVAGNRYQADNLEIIATRNPIQVSYSKEKTRLYGGSLKLQPNAYGTYSLVNNVPLETYLRGVVPHEIGSGAPANAAKAQTIIARTYALRNLRRFKADDYELCATTHCQVYYGLSDTSPKADQAILETKGLVLTYKNELVDALYSSTTGGVTATFSDVWNGAERPYLQAVIDSPQQIWDLSQKSLADEQEFRKFISMKDGFNETGRNVFRWNRQSTIQSLSQDLQEYLERRKNPLANFNKIQWMEVTERAPSGRIITLKVQTDKGIIELHKNEVRSAFGPPRSTLFYLEPIYNNQKQLTAFAFVGGGFGHGVGMSQYGSYNLAKLGWTADKILAFYYPGAKIQTLDNSIVFWPQKD, encoded by the coding sequence ATGCCAAGTACAAAGACTCAAAAACCAATCAGGGACAAACAACTATTTGTCGCCTTGTGTTCCCTTCCTTTTCTGTGGGGAGGAGTCTTGAGTTCCCCCGCTCAAGCTAAAGATATTGAGATAAAAGTGGGGATTGTACAGCGATTTGGAGAAGAAAAAGATAAATTGTCCATTACTGCGACTAATGGGGATAATCTTACTCTACGCTTTAGTGATAAGAATGGTCAAATTAACACCCTTAATAGTAAACAATTAACCCTAGAAATTCTCAAACAATCCTTACCTTCTCCTGAACTTCAAGAAAAAGTAATTCTTAGTGATCATGCTACCTTTGAAACCGCAGAAGATAATGCAAATCAATGGAAAGCAAAAGGGATTAAAGTTGAAGTTACCCAACCCGAAAGATGGCAAGTTTGGGCTAAACGAGATGTTTATGAAACCCCTTTATTGCGACGTTTACTGTTAAAAAATCTTAAAGCAAAAGGATTTACTCAACCTTATCTAGAATCAGCTATTTTAGCCGCTAAACCTCAAGCAACTTTTACCGTAGCAGGTAATCGTTATCAAGCGGATAATTTAGAGATTATTGCTACTAGAAATCCCATTCAAGTTAGTTACAGTAAAGAAAAAACTCGTCTTTATGGAGGCAGTTTAAAATTACAACCTAACGCCTATGGAACTTACAGTCTTGTTAATAATGTTCCTCTAGAAACCTATTTAAGAGGTGTAGTTCCTCATGAAATTGGTAGTGGGGCTCCCGCGAATGCAGCCAAAGCACAAACGATTATTGCTCGTACTTATGCTTTACGAAATCTTAGACGATTTAAAGCAGATGACTATGAATTATGTGCTACAACCCATTGTCAAGTATACTATGGTTTAAGTGATACCAGCCCCAAAGCTGATCAAGCAATTTTAGAAACTAAGGGTCTAGTTTTAACTTATAAAAATGAATTAGTAGACGCGCTTTATTCTTCCACAACTGGAGGAGTTACCGCTACCTTTAGTGATGTTTGGAATGGGGCAGAAAGACCTTATTTACAAGCAGTTATTGATTCTCCCCAACAAATTTGGGATCTCTCACAAAAATCCCTCGCTGATGAACAAGAATTCCGTAAATTTATTAGCATGAAAGATGGCTTCAATGAAACCGGAAGAAATGTATTTCGTTGGAACCGACAATCAACTATTCAAAGTTTAAGTCAAGACCTACAAGAATATCTTGAAAGACGTAAAAATCCTCTGGCTAATTTTAATAAAATTCAATGGATGGAAGTAACAGAAAGGGCCCCATCTGGACGAATTATTACTCTCAAAGTACAGACAGACAAAGGCATAATAGAATTACATAAAAATGAAGTTCGTAGTGCCTTTGGCCCTCCCCGTAGCACTCTTTTTTATCTTGAACCCATTTATAATAATCAAAAACAATTAACTGCTTTTGCCTTTGTTGGAGGTGGTTTCGGCCACGGAGTAGGAATGAGTCAATATGGGTCTTATAATTTAGCAAAATTAGGTTGGACGGCTGACAAAATCCTTGCCTTTTATTATCCAGGGGCGAAAATTCAAACTCTTGATAATTCAATTGTTTTTTGGCCTCAAAAGGATTAA
- a CDS encoding class I SAM-dependent methyltransferase encodes MNYLSREHYQKLAQNYDKFWVYSPDFIDFLSQIIIDILALKSTDIFVDLGCGTGIYSKSIISKITLKNPVICVDPSDKMIEQIPNNSQYKILVKDGIEFVYEPGKYDKILMKEMIHHIEDKEKFLQGLFQRLNLTGSLLLILLPPTIEYPLFTEALRTYEAVQPNYNDLVKLFQKIGFQTTVDWVEYPVSIPKEQYFDMVKNRYMSLLSRFDDTQLQQGLAEMEQKYCNQSRLEFCDRFVFISAKIKV; translated from the coding sequence ATGAATTATTTAAGCCGAGAACATTATCAAAAATTAGCTCAAAACTATGATAAATTTTGGGTTTATTCTCCAGATTTTATTGATTTTTTAAGTCAAATAATTATTGACATTTTGGCATTAAAATCAACCGATATTTTTGTTGATCTTGGTTGTGGAACTGGTATCTATAGTAAATCTATTATCTCTAAAATAACTTTGAAAAATCCTGTTATTTGTGTTGATCCGTCTGATAAAATGATTGAGCAAATACCTAATAACAGTCAGTATAAAATCTTAGTTAAAGATGGGATCGAATTTGTCTATGAACCAGGAAAATATGATAAAATTTTAATGAAAGAAATGATCCATCATATTGAAGATAAAGAAAAATTTTTACAAGGGTTATTTCAACGATTAAATTTAACGGGTAGTTTACTTTTAATTTTGCTGCCTCCTACTATTGAATATCCCTTATTTACGGAAGCTTTACGAACCTACGAAGCTGTCCAACCTAATTATAATGATCTGGTGAAATTATTCCAAAAAATCGGATTTCAAACAACTGTAGATTGGGTTGAATATCCCGTTTCTATTCCTAAAGAACAGTATTTTGACATGGTGAAAAATAGATATATGTCCTTACTCTCTAGATTTGATGATACTCAATTACAACAAGGATTAGCAGAAATGGAGCAAAAATATTGTAATCAATCTAGATTAGAGTTTTGCGATCGCTTTGTTTTTATTTCTGCTAAAATAAAGGTATAA
- the dnaA gene encoding chromosomal replication initiator protein DnaA yields the protein MTISSQYLWNQVLERLKLRLTRPAFETWIQTATVQEWQDNCVIIEVANSFVLNHLQKTYQSIIAQEVGVVVGHSVEIQLTTPQGENWAIVQEKEGFKEFRETIPESPKLGRLNPRYTFSRFVVGPTNRMAHAASLAVAESPGREFNPLFLCGGVGLGKTHLMQAIAHYRLDLYPNANVFYVSTEQFTNDLITAIRQDSMENFREHYRTVDILLVDDIQFIEGKEYTQEEFFHTFNTLHETGKQVVLASDRPPKRIPTLQDRLISRFSMGLIADIQVPDLETRMAILQKKAEYENIRLPREVIEYIASNYTSNIRELEGALLRAVTYISISGLPMTVDNIAPVLNPPLEQVPASPGIIIQVVADNFKLLVEDLKGSSRRREISLARQIGMYLMRQHTDLSLPKIGEEFGGKDHTTVLYSCDKISQLQQKDWDLSQTLADLSNRINVASINQSYSI from the coding sequence GTGACTATTTCCTCCCAATACCTCTGGAATCAAGTTCTAGAACGCCTAAAATTGCGTTTAACCCGTCCTGCGTTTGAAACTTGGATTCAAACCGCCACAGTCCAGGAATGGCAAGATAACTGTGTCATCATTGAAGTAGCCAATTCTTTTGTACTAAATCACTTACAGAAAACTTATCAATCCATTATTGCCCAAGAGGTAGGGGTGGTAGTTGGTCATTCGGTGGAAATTCAGTTAACGACTCCTCAAGGAGAAAATTGGGCAATTGTCCAAGAAAAAGAAGGATTTAAAGAATTTAGAGAGACTATACCAGAATCTCCCAAATTGGGGCGATTAAATCCCCGTTATACCTTTTCTCGGTTTGTGGTGGGCCCCACAAATAGGATGGCCCATGCTGCTTCCTTAGCAGTTGCTGAGTCTCCAGGACGAGAATTTAACCCTTTGTTTCTTTGTGGAGGAGTAGGATTAGGGAAAACTCATTTAATGCAAGCGATCGCTCATTATCGACTTGATCTTTATCCTAATGCTAACGTTTTTTACGTTTCGACGGAACAATTTACTAATGATTTAATTACGGCAATTCGTCAAGATAGTATGGAAAATTTTCGAGAACATTATCGTACAGTCGATATTTTATTAGTCGATGATATTCAATTTATTGAAGGAAAAGAATATACACAAGAAGAATTTTTTCATACGTTTAATACTTTACATGAAACCGGAAAACAAGTTGTTTTAGCTTCTGATCGTCCTCCTAAAAGAATTCCGACTTTACAGGATCGGTTAATTTCTCGTTTTTCTATGGGATTAATAGCGGATATTCAAGTCCCTGATTTAGAGACTCGCATGGCCATTCTTCAAAAAAAAGCAGAGTATGAAAACATTCGTCTTCCCCGTGAAGTAATTGAATATATTGCTAGTAATTATACTTCTAATATTCGAGAATTAGAGGGGGCATTACTTCGGGCAGTTACTTATATTTCTATTTCAGGATTACCGATGACGGTTGATAATATTGCCCCAGTTTTAAATCCTCCATTAGAACAAGTTCCTGCTTCTCCTGGGATAATTATACAGGTAGTAGCAGATAATTTTAAATTGTTAGTAGAAGATTTAAAAGGAAGTTCTAGACGCAGAGAAATTAGTTTAGCACGACAAATTGGGATGTATTTAATGCGTCAACATACTGATTTAAGTTTACCGAAAATTGGGGAAGAATTTGGCGGAAAAGATCATACAACCGTCTTGTATAGTTGTGATAAAATTTCTCAATTACAACAAAAAGATTGGGATCTCAGTCAAACTTTAGCTGACTTAAGTAATCGCATTAATGTAGCTAGTATTAATCAATCTTATTCTATTTAA